The Calliphora vicina chromosome 3, idCalVici1.1, whole genome shotgun sequence genome contains a region encoding:
- the LOC135953666 gene encoding inositol monophosphatase 1-like produces MVDSSVNLDKCFEVITDLVNKAGAIIAHRNETRQEFVCKQGDIDLVTETDKEVEQLLMKGIREQFPDHKFIGEEESSAEGAPKKLTDSPTWIIDPVDGTMNFVHAFPHSCISVGLVVNKVTELAVVYNPLLQQRFTARRGQGAFYNDKPIKVSGQKDLSKSLITSEFGTTRDPEKMEVVKENFSKMAAKAHGLRVLGSAALNMSMVALGAADANYEFSIHAWDVCAGDLIVREAGGVVIDPAGGPFDMMSRRVLAAASPELAKAIAETLTQFYPQPRDD; encoded by the exons ATGGTTGACTCCAGCGTAAACTTGGACAAGTGCTTTGAGGTGATTACCGATTTGGTAAACAAAGCCGGTGCG ATAATTGCTCACAGAAATGAGACCCGCCAGGAGTTCGTTTGCAAACAGGGAGACATTGATTTGGTCACCGAGACGGACAAGGAAGTTGAACAGCTGTTAATGAAGGGCATACGAGAGCAGTTTCCAGATCACAA aTTCATAGGCGAAGAAGAGAGCAGCGCTGAAGGTGCCCCCAAAAAACTAACTGATTCACCCACCTGGATTATTGATCCAGTAGATGGCACCATGAACTTTGTGCATGCCTTCCCACACTCCTGTATATCGGTGGGTTTGGTAGTAAACAAAGTCACCGAATTAGCTGTAGTCTACAATCCCTTGTTGCAACAACGTTTCACTGCCCGCCGTGGCCAGGGAGCATTTTACAATGATAAGCCCATTAAAGTTAGTGGCCAAAAAGATTTGTCAAAGTCCCTAATAACCAGTGAATTTGGCACCACCAGAGATCCGGAGAAAATGGAAGTGGTAAaggaaaacttttctaaaatggCGGCTAAAGCTCATGG CTTACGTGTTCTTGGTTCTGCTGCCCTTAACATGTCTATGGTGGCGTTGGGTGCTGCCGATGCCAACTATGAATTTAGCATACACGCCTGGGATGTGTGTGCCGGCGATTTAATAGTGCGTGAGGCTGGTGGTGTGGTTATTGATCCTGCCGGTGGTCCATTCGATATGATGTCTCGCCGTGTCTTGGCCGCTGCCAGTCCTGAATTGGCTAAAGCTATAGCAGAGACTTTAACACAATTCTATCCACAGCCCAGAGATGACTAA
- the Eip78C gene encoding ecdysone-induced protein 78C isoform X1, translating to MVNSVRYGRVPKRSRELNGGTPSSTEDPNAVVVVNSCDLRRVSTPGTPNTPQTPQMCSIASSPSELSGCNATTNNNNSNSSGLVGPNNGGGVGVGVGMVVGNLNAQQLQTAHHEGHHALNEAMMAGTGTELSVYDVIMCVSQAHRMNCAYTEEQTRDLMRRPLNVPPNGLISSVAESMEFQKIWLWQQYAARVTPNVQRIVEFAKRLPGFCDFTQDDQLILIKMGFFETWLTHVARMITDSTLTFDDGTYLTRQHLEIIYDTDFVVSLFNFANTINVYGLSDTEIGLFSAMVLLASDRPGISEAKMIARTRERITEALRVQIVRSRNGTTQALQLMPALEAKIPELRSLGLKHSAHCNWLRLTKPRLPPLFAELFDIPMDDEA from the exons CTGTGCGTTATGGTCGCGTACCAAAACGTTCACGTGAGCTGAATGGCGGCACGCCATCATCCACAGAGGATCCAAacgctgttgttgttgtaaattcGTGTGATTTACGGCGTGTCAGCACACCGGGAACACCGAACACACCACAAACTCCACAAATGTGTTCCATAGCATCATCACCATCCGAATTGAGCGGCTGCAATGCCACCACCAACAATAACAACTCAAACAGTTCGGGTCTCGTCGGGCCCAACAACGGTGGCGGCGTAGGCGTTGGTGTTGGCATGGTTGTCGGCAATCTGAATGCCCAGCAATTACAAACGGCCCATCATGAGGGTCATCATGCATTGAATGAGGCCATGATGGCGGGCACCGGTACCGAGCTGTCCGTTTACGATGTCATTATGTGCGTTTCTCAGGCCCATCGCATGAATTGCGCCTACACAGAAGAACAGACCAGAGATTTAATGCGTCGTCCCTTAAATGTACCGCCCAATGGT tTAATTTCATCGGTGGCGGAGAGTatggaatttcaaaaaatttggcTTTGGCAACAGTATGCAGCACGTGTGACACCCAATGTTCAGCGTATTGTAGAGTTTGCTAAACGTTTACCTGGCTTCTGTGATTTTACCCAAGATGATCAACTGATACTCATTAAAATGGGCTTCTTCGAGACATGGCTAACCCATGTGGCCCGCATGATAACCGATTCAACATTAACCTTCGATGATGGTACATATTTGACTAGACAACATTTAGAGATCATATATGAT ACTGACTTTGTggtttcattatttaattttgcaaatacTATCAACGTTTATGGTCTCAGCGATACAGAGATTGGTCTCTTCTCCGCCATGGTCTTGCTGGCCTCCGACAGGCCCGGCATTTCCGAAGCCAAAATGATAGCACGAACAAGAGAACGCATAACCGAAGCCTTAAGAGTACAAATCGTACGTTCGCGTAATGGCACCACACAAGCCCTACAACTAATGCCAGCTCTGGAAGCTAAGATACCAGAACTAAGATCGTTGGGTCTCAAACACAGTGCCCACTGTAATTGGTTGCGTTTGACCAAACCAAGATTGCCACCATTATTTGCCGAACTCTTCGACATTCCCATGGATGATGAAGCGTAA
- the Eip78C gene encoding ecdysone-induced protein 78C isoform X2, with product MCSIASSPSELSGCNATTNNNNSNSSGLVGPNNGGGVGVGVGMVVGNLNAQQLQTAHHEGHHALNEAMMAGTGTELSVYDVIMCVSQAHRMNCAYTEEQTRDLMRRPLNVPPNGLISSVAESMEFQKIWLWQQYAARVTPNVQRIVEFAKRLPGFCDFTQDDQLILIKMGFFETWLTHVARMITDSTLTFDDGTYLTRQHLEIIYDTDFVVSLFNFANTINVYGLSDTEIGLFSAMVLLASDRPGISEAKMIARTRERITEALRVQIVRSRNGTTQALQLMPALEAKIPELRSLGLKHSAHCNWLRLTKPRLPPLFAELFDIPMDDEA from the exons ATGTGTTCCATAGCATCATCACCATCCGAATTGAGCGGCTGCAATGCCACCACCAACAATAACAACTCAAACAGTTCGGGTCTCGTCGGGCCCAACAACGGTGGCGGCGTAGGCGTTGGTGTTGGCATGGTTGTCGGCAATCTGAATGCCCAGCAATTACAAACGGCCCATCATGAGGGTCATCATGCATTGAATGAGGCCATGATGGCGGGCACCGGTACCGAGCTGTCCGTTTACGATGTCATTATGTGCGTTTCTCAGGCCCATCGCATGAATTGCGCCTACACAGAAGAACAGACCAGAGATTTAATGCGTCGTCCCTTAAATGTACCGCCCAATGGT tTAATTTCATCGGTGGCGGAGAGTatggaatttcaaaaaatttggcTTTGGCAACAGTATGCAGCACGTGTGACACCCAATGTTCAGCGTATTGTAGAGTTTGCTAAACGTTTACCTGGCTTCTGTGATTTTACCCAAGATGATCAACTGATACTCATTAAAATGGGCTTCTTCGAGACATGGCTAACCCATGTGGCCCGCATGATAACCGATTCAACATTAACCTTCGATGATGGTACATATTTGACTAGACAACATTTAGAGATCATATATGAT ACTGACTTTGTggtttcattatttaattttgcaaatacTATCAACGTTTATGGTCTCAGCGATACAGAGATTGGTCTCTTCTCCGCCATGGTCTTGCTGGCCTCCGACAGGCCCGGCATTTCCGAAGCCAAAATGATAGCACGAACAAGAGAACGCATAACCGAAGCCTTAAGAGTACAAATCGTACGTTCGCGTAATGGCACCACACAAGCCCTACAACTAATGCCAGCTCTGGAAGCTAAGATACCAGAACTAAGATCGTTGGGTCTCAAACACAGTGCCCACTGTAATTGGTTGCGTTTGACCAAACCAAGATTGCCACCATTATTTGCCGAACTCTTCGACATTCCCATGGATGATGAAGCGTAA